The genomic window CCCAAACGCAGGTTCAGGACGGCCGGTTTGTGCGCATCATGGGCTGGTATGACAATGAATGGGGCTTTGCCAACCGGATGCTGGATACCGCGGTTTACATGCATCACTTAGCGCAAGGATAACACAGCTTTCTGTCTGGTGCTTGCCAGCATGTCAGCTTCGGTGCTAGAACACGCCACAACCAAAGTGCCGCTCGGCCTTTATCACAGGCACTTTTGCTGCGTGCTGTTTACCAAAAGAGGATGAGATGAAATTAAACGGAAACGCCATCCGCCCCGGCAATGTCATTGAACATAAGGCCCGCTTATGGGTTGCTGTCAAAATCAGCCATGTCAAACCAGGAAAGGGCGGGGCCTTTGCTCAGGTTGAGTTGCGCGATATTCGCGACGGCACGAAGTTGAATGAACGGTTCCGCGCCACTGAATCTGTGGAACGCGTCATTCTGGACGAAGCCGAATGCACCTATCTGTACGCTGAAGGCGAGCAGCATATTTTTATGCATGGCGAGACCTATGAGCAGTTCACCATCTCAGAGAGCATGATCGGAGAACAGGCCGCCTTTTTGCAAGATGGTATGACCGTCACCTTAATGAGCCATGAAGGTGAGCCGATTTCGGTAACCTTGCCTGAACAGGTTGTAGTTACTGTTGTCGAAGCTGATGCTGTAGTCAAAGGCCAGACCGCCTCTTCTTCATATAAACCGGCCGTGGTTGATAACGGCATGCGGGTGATGGTTCCACCGCATATTGAAACCGGCACACGCATCGTCGTGAAAACCGAAGATTCAACTTATGTTGAACGTGCAAAGGACTGAGGTGTTTGATGGCGGGACGTTCGGCTCTGATCAATGTCATGTACAAAGCATCAATCGCTGCATCAAAGCGAATGATGCGGGATTTCGGCGAGATTGAAAACCTTCAGGTCACCCGCAAGGGCACAGCAGATTTTGTCAGCCAGGCTGATATTTCAGCTGAGCGGACCATTCAGGCTGAATTGTCAAAGGCCCGGCCGGATTGGGGCTTTATTATGGAAGAAGGCGGCCGGATCGAAGCCGCTGATAAAGATACCCCGTCATGGATTGTTGACCCGATAGACGGCACCACCAATTTTCTGCATGGCATCCCGCATTTCGCCATTTCCATTGCGGTTATGGATAAGGGCAAAATCACTGCGGGCACCATTTATGATCCGGCCCGTAATGAATTTTACTTTGCGGAAACAGGCTCTGGGGCGTTTTTGAACGACCGCCGCATCCGCGTATCCGGGCGCCGCAAAATGTCTGATTGTCTGTTCGCCACCGGCATTCCGTTTCTGGGCCGGGGCACAGAAGAAACAGACAAGCTGTTTCTGGCGGAATTGAAAACGGTAATGCAGGCCTCGTCAGGCGTGCGCCGGTTCGGGGCCGCCGCGCTTGACCTCGCTTTTGTTGCAGCAGGGCGTTATGACGGCTTCTGGGAACGTGGCCTTAACCTGTGGGACATCGCCGCCGGCTACTTGCTGGTGAAAGAAGCGGGCGGATTTGTCTCAGACTTCGCCTCTCGTGACCAGTCTCTGAGCTCAGGGGATATTGTGGCTGCGAACAGTGCCATGCATGTGCCGCTTCTCAAACATCTGCGTGAGGCCAAAGCCAGCTTAAACGGCTGATATGGCAGCTTCGATTTTCTGCACCTGACGGGTTTTTCTGCTCATCTGCCTTAACCGGCCTCATGTTCACAGTCTTGCCATAATTGAACGCCACGCTTACCATCAGGTACAATGTGGTGTGCTGTTACGAACAGCACCGAAAGAAGCTAGGGGCCGGAACGGTTATGAAAGCACGAATGACAGACCCCCGCAGCTATATGCTGCGTATGGCGGTCATCCTATTGGTCACCTTTATCATCATCAGCTTACTATTTGGCCAACTGGCACAGGCCTTTGCTGGTAATTTTGCCCTGAACAGCGTCATTGTCGCCACTGCGCTTATCGGCGTTGCCTTTATTTTCCGGCAGACCTGGCGGCTTGTCCCTGAAGCCAAATGGTTGAGCGAAATTCAAAAAACCAATACCATCAGCCGGTCGGCCCCGCGCCCTGTTTTGCTGGCCACTGTTCATGTGATGCTGTCTGATGCCAGCGAGGAAGGCCAGCTCTCTGCCTTGTCTTTGCGCTCGGTTCTGGACGGCGTTGCCGCCCGCCTGGATGAAGCCCGTGAAATATCTCGCTATTTTATTGGATTGCTGGTCTTTCTGGGCCTTCTGGGGACCTTTTGGGGGTTGCTGCAGACGATTGGCTCAGTCGGTCAGGTTGTGGGTGGCCTTGATCTGAACAGCACTGATTTTGACTCGATGATGAGCCAGTTGCGCAACGGGCTTGATGCACCGCTCTCTGGCATGGCAACGGCGTTCTCCTCCTCTCTGTTCGGTCTTGGTGCCAGCCTCGTTCTCGGCTTTCTTGA from SAR116 cluster alpha proteobacterium HIMB100 includes these protein-coding regions:
- a CDS encoding translation elongation factor P (PFAM: Elongation factor P, C-terminal; Elongation factor P (EF-P) KOW-like domain; Elongation factor P (EF-P) OB domain~TIGRFAM: translation elongation factor P) produces the protein MKLNGNAIRPGNVIEHKARLWVAVKISHVKPGKGGAFAQVELRDIRDGTKLNERFRATESVERVILDEAECTYLYAEGEQHIFMHGETYEQFTISESMIGEQAAFLQDGMTVTLMSHEGEPISVTLPEQVVVTVVEADAVVKGQTASSSYKPAVVDNGMRVMVPPHIETGTRIVVKTEDSTYVERAKD
- a CDS encoding inositol monophosphatase/fructose-1,6-bisphosphatase family protein (PFAM: Inositol monophosphatase family), with translation MAGRSALINVMYKASIAASKRMMRDFGEIENLQVTRKGTADFVSQADISAERTIQAELSKARPDWGFIMEEGGRIEAADKDTPSWIVDPIDGTTNFLHGIPHFAISIAVMDKGKITAGTIYDPARNEFYFAETGSGAFLNDRRIRVSGRRKMSDCLFATGIPFLGRGTEETDKLFLAELKTVMQASSGVRRFGAAALDLAFVAAGRYDGFWERGLNLWDIAAGYLLVKEAGGFVSDFASRDQSLSSGDIVAANSAMHVPLLKHLREAKASLNG
- a CDS encoding MotA/TolQ/ExbB proton channel family protein (PFAM: MotA/TolQ/ExbB proton channel family), with amino-acid sequence MKARMTDPRSYMLRMAVILLVTFIIISLLFGQLAQAFAGNFALNSVIVATALIGVAFIFRQTWRLVPEAKWLSEIQKTNTISRSAPRPVLLATVHVMLSDASEEGQLSALSLRSVLDGVAARLDEAREISRYFIGLLVFLGLLGTFWGLLQTIGSVGQVVGGLDLNSTDFDSMMSQLRNGLDAPLSGMATAFSSSLFGLGASLVLGFLDLQLGQAMGRFFNEVEDWLSAFARFSDMSASPADPGRQAMAQGLSEEGARAMISLAAAIEAAQRDRTEQTRQITAMNTTLSLLGEQMADDRRLREQLAQLNVHIQQLTSSLDEKARVQQESTAAELRALSAAIVKLAGKT